Proteins encoded by one window of Glycine soja cultivar W05 chromosome 15, ASM419377v2, whole genome shotgun sequence:
- the LOC114387839 gene encoding uncharacterized protein LOC114387839 has translation MVWYRRKTKMFIDPNNANTATLGEVTETLQYMVSPQGRNTWTVDDLVPYVEKLAILSQEQERITEPVAHGPASERRFPPQQFHMLQSSVETRGFDRRREIVQAEDFSQHMEQRGHGMYYTPPTFAQYPSQMYQYPFEGHDTDMSASEHSFGGVAETQPNFSWPTMTPSQQHDAPMATPNAPLGQQWDVPGAIPAMGDLLGVDLRHEFSAEAEEQGRRQRARRNPDRQARRWDRPCGTSSRHHGHHND, from the exons atggtgtggtataggcgcaaaacaaaaatgtttatcgacccaaacaatgcaaacacggctacattg GGTGAAGTTACCGAGACATTGcagtatatggtgtcaccacaagggcgaaacacatggacagttgatgatctcgtgccatATGTGGAAAAGTTAGCGATTTTATCCCAAGAGCAAGAGAGGATCACTGAGCCTGTGGcacatggtccagcatcagagcgtcgatttcccccacaacagtttcacatgcttcagtcaagtgttgaaactcgagGTTTTGACAGACGAAGGGAGATTGTTCAAGCGGAAGATTTTTCCCAACATATGGAGCAGCGTGgacatggaatgtattacacgccaccaaCATTTGCTCAGTATCCTtcgcagatgtatcagtatcctttcgAAGGCCATGACACTGATATGTCTGCAAGCGAACATTCGTttggtggtgttgcggaaacacaaCCTAATTTTTCATGGCCGACCATGACCCCTTCGCAGCAACATGATGCCCCAATGgcaacacctaatgccccattAGGTCAGCAATGGGATGTACCCGGAGCAATCCCTGCAATGggtgacttattaggtgttgatttgcgtcacgAGTTTTCTGCAGAGGCTGAGGAACAAGGGCGGAGACAGCGCGCAAGAAGAAATCCGGATCGTCAAGCCCGAAggtgggatcgaccatgtggcacatcctcgcgccatcacggacaccataatgactga
- the LOC114387454 gene encoding phosphatidylinositol 4-phosphate 5-kinase 6-like has translation MNKELTSFVKAWEAAVRKSAGPKKRANSIFTPMSVAHVDDDDDARNVIVGEVEKILPNGDFYTGQWLDNNGPHGQGKYLWTDGCMYVGEWQKGGIMGKGRFSWPSGATYEGDFKSGYMDGKGTYIGSSGDTYKGCWVMELRHGQGTQSYPNGDFYDGEWRKGLQNGHGRYQWKNGNHYIGQWRNGLFYGNGTMMWSNGNRYDGCWEEGLPMGNGTFRWGGDGSFYVGVWSKDPKEQSGTYYPSGSCAGHLEWDPQELFSVDLVECSVCSLEKVAIYPSQKSLNMLEVDKMCKKGTDGNGRPKRMSVDARISNYSSEDGSYSSYDVSRSSQVDNSIPRVPHLRLKAPKRQGETISKGHKNYELMLNLQLGIRHAVGRPAPSTSLDLKSSAFDPKEKVWTKFPPEGSKHTPPHPSCEFRWKDYCPVVFRALRKLFKVDPADYMISLCGNDALRELSSPGKSGSFFYLTNDDRYMIKTMKKSEVKVFLRMLPGYYKHVRAFENTLVTKFFGLHCVKLTGTAQKKVRFVIMGNLFCSQYAIHRRFDLKGSTFGRTTDKPESEIEPTTTLKDLDLNYIFRLRKSWFQEFCRQVDRDCDFLEHERIMDYSMLVGLHFRGMSCSDNVTPSGYSPGTQTPTGHGNFDDGAPRLSGVDVDHLVVDPSRWVQLGINMPARAESTVRKSCDTPQLVGEPTGELYEIIIFFGIIDILQDYDISKKLEHAYKSFQYDPTSISAVDPRLYSRRFRDFIFRVFVED, from the exons ATGAACAAAGAGCTTACAAGCTTTGTGAAGGCTTGGGAAGCAGCAGTTAGGAAATCAGCAGGTCCAAAGAAGAGGGCTAATAGCATCTTCACACCAATGTCTGTTGCccatgttgatgatgatgatgatgcaaGGAATGTTATTGTTGGTGAGGTTGAGAAGATTCTCCCCAATGGTGACTTCTACACAGGCCAGTGGCTTGACAACAATGGCCCTCATGGCCAGGGAAAGTATTTGTGGACAGATGGGTGCATGTATGTTGGGGAATGGCAAAAGGGTGGCATCATGGGAAAAGGGAGGTTCAGTTGGCCTAGTGGTGCCACCTACGAGGGTGATTTCAAGAGTGGTTATATGGATGGAAAAGGGACTTACATAGGGTCTTCTGGGGACACCTACAAGGGTTGTTGGGTAATGGAGTTGAGACATGGCCAGGGGACTCAGAGTTACCCTAATGGAGATTTCTATGATGGGGAATGGAGGAAAGGGTTGCAGAATGGACATGGGAGGTACCAATGGAAGAATGGGAACCATTACATTGGACAATGGAGGAATGGTTTGTTCTATGGGAATGGCACCATGATGTGGAGCAATGGGAATAGGTATGATGGTTGTTGGGAGGAAGGGTTGCCTATGGGGAATGGCACATTCAGGTGGGGTGGTGATGGGAGTTTCTATGTTGGGGTTTGGAGTAAGGATCCAAAGGAGCAAAGTGGGACTTATTACCCTTCTGGCTCTTGTGCTGGTCATTTGGAATGGGATCCTCAGGAGCTGTTCTCTGTGGACTTGGTGGAGTGCAGTGTTTGTTCCCTTGAGAAGGTGGCAATTTACCCTTCACAGAAGAGTTTGAACATGTTGGAGGTGGATAAGATGTGTAAGAAGGGGACTGATGGGAATGGGAGGCCAAAGAGGATGTCAGTGGATGCAAGGATTAGTAATTACAGCTCTGAAGATGGTTCTTATTCCTCCTATGATGTCTCAAGGAGTTCTCAGGTAGATAATTCTATTCCAAGAGTGCCACATTTGAGGTTGAAGGCTCCAAAGAGACAGGGAGAGACTATTTCTAAAGGGCATAAGAACTATGAGCTCATGCTTAATCTGCAGCTTGGTATCAG ACATGCTGTTGGAAGACCTGCTCCAAGTACATCTCTTGATTTGAAGTCTTCTGCATTTGATCCTAAAGAAAAAGTGTGGACTAAATTTCCACCAGAAGGATCCAAGCACACACCACCTCACCCTTCTTGCGAGTTTAGATGGAAAGACTACTGCCCAGTAGTGTTCAG ggCTCTTAGAAAACTGTTCAAAGTAGATCCTGCTGATTACATGATATCATTATGTGGGAATGATGCCCTTCGGGAACTCTCTTCCCCTGGAAAAAGTGGAAGCTTTTTTTATTTGACCAATGATGACCGGTACATGATAAAGACCATGAAGAAATCAGAAGTAAAA GTTTTCTTGAGAATGCTACCTGGTTACTACAAACATGTTCGGGCTTTTGAGAACACTCTAGTCACCAAGTTCTTTGGTCTCCACTGTGTTAAGCTAACAGGAACTGCACAGAAGAAG GTACGATTTGTTATCATGGGAAATCTATTCTGCTCACAATATGCCATCCATAGGCGCTTTGACTTAAAAGGTTCGACCTTCGGTCGCACAACTGACAAACCCGAGTCAGAAATAGAGCCTACAACAACACTCAAGGACCTTgatctaaattatatatttcgGTTGCGGAAGTCTTGGTTTCAAGAATTCTGCAG GCAAGTGGACAGAGACTGTGACTTTCTGGAACACGAGAGGATCATGGATTACAGTATGTTAGTAGGTCTTCACTTTCGAGGAATGTCGTGTAGTGATAATGTCACTCCCTCTGGTTACAGTCCAGGCACTCAAACCCCAACTG GCCATGGTAACTTTGATGATGGAGCCCCTCGTCTTTCTGGAGTGGATGTTGATCATCTTGTAGTAGATCCTAGTCG GTGGGTTCAATTAGGTATAAACATGCCAGCACGGGCTGAATCAACAGTGCGAAAAAGTTGTGACACTCCTCAGCTGGTTGGAGAACCAACTGGGGAATTATAcgagatcatcatctttttcgGGATCATCGACATATTACAAGACTATGACATTAGCAAAAAGCTTGAGCATGCTTACAAATCATTTCAATATGATCCAACTTCAATCTCCGCAGTTGATCCAAGGCTATACTCAAGACGGTTTCGTGATTTCATCTTCAGAGTTTTTGTAGAGGACTAA